One window of Hymenobacter sp. BRD128 genomic DNA carries:
- the eno gene encoding phosphopyruvate hydratase, with protein sequence MSYIAAIHARQILDSRGNPTVEVDVTTDSGTVGRAAVPSGASTGVHEAVELRDGDKAVYQGKGVLKAVENVNTKIAEELVGFSVYEQSLIDKIMRELDGTANKGNLGANAILGVSLAAARAAAQELGQPLYRYVGGVGANTLPVPMMNILNGGSHADNKIDFQEFMVMPVGASSFSEALRWGTDIFHTLKGVLKKKGLSTNVGDEGGFAPDIQSNEEAIQLVLQAIEQAGYKPGEQVMIALDPAASEFFEDGHYHFKKSTGDKLTSEQMVSYWVDWTKKYPIISIEDGLAEDDWAGWKSITDQVGKKIQLVGDDLFVTNVERLQRGIDEHIANAILIKVNQIGTLTETIDAVNLGRRNSYKSIMSHRSGETEDSTIADLAVALNTGQIKTGSASRSDRMAKYNQLLRIEEELGETAYFPGKKM encoded by the coding sequence ATGAGCTACATCGCAGCCATTCATGCCCGCCAGATTCTTGATTCGCGCGGCAATCCGACCGTTGAAGTTGACGTAACTACCGATTCGGGCACCGTGGGCCGCGCGGCGGTGCCGAGCGGCGCCAGCACCGGCGTGCACGAAGCCGTAGAGCTGCGCGACGGCGACAAGGCCGTTTACCAGGGCAAGGGCGTGCTGAAAGCCGTCGAAAACGTGAACACCAAGATTGCCGAAGAGCTGGTGGGCTTCTCGGTGTATGAGCAGTCGCTGATTGACAAAATCATGCGTGAGCTGGATGGCACCGCCAACAAGGGCAACCTGGGCGCCAACGCTATTCTGGGCGTGAGCCTGGCCGCCGCCCGCGCGGCGGCGCAGGAGCTGGGCCAGCCGCTGTACCGCTACGTAGGCGGCGTGGGCGCTAATACGCTGCCCGTACCCATGATGAACATCCTGAACGGCGGCTCGCACGCCGACAACAAGATTGACTTCCAAGAATTTATGGTGATGCCGGTGGGCGCTAGCTCGTTCTCGGAGGCGCTGCGCTGGGGCACCGACATCTTCCACACCCTCAAGGGCGTGCTGAAGAAAAAAGGCCTGAGCACCAACGTGGGTGACGAAGGCGGCTTTGCCCCTGATATTCAGAGCAATGAAGAGGCTATCCAACTGGTGCTGCAAGCCATCGAGCAGGCCGGCTACAAGCCCGGCGAGCAGGTAATGATTGCCCTCGACCCCGCCGCTTCCGAGTTTTTTGAGGACGGTCACTATCACTTCAAGAAAAGCACCGGCGACAAGCTAACCAGCGAGCAAATGGTGAGCTACTGGGTAGACTGGACCAAGAAATACCCCATCATCAGCATCGAGGACGGCCTGGCCGAGGATGACTGGGCCGGCTGGAAGAGCATTACCGACCAGGTAGGCAAAAAAATTCAGCTCGTGGGCGACGACCTGTTCGTGACCAACGTGGAACGCCTGCAACGCGGTATTGATGAGCACATTGCCAACGCCATTCTCATCAAGGTAAACCAGATTGGCACGCTCACCGAAACCATCGACGCCGTGAACCTGGGCCGCCGCAACAGCTACAAGTCCATCATGAGCCACCGCTCGGGCGAAACGGAAGACTCGACCATCGCCGACCTGGCCGTGGCCCTGAACACCGGCCAGATTAAAACCGGCTCGGCTTCGCGCTCCGACCGCATGGCCAAGTACAACCAGCTGCTCCGCATCGAGGAAGAGCTGGGCGAAACGGCTTACTTTCCCGGCAAGAAAATGTAG
- a CDS encoding septum formation initiator family protein, translating to MQLPALLSPVLRVLRNFYFLTAVGFVVWMTVFDSNDLGKQYDMYHKWRELRAEKEYYEANIESVKKDRAELLSSPALLEKFAREKYLMKRPGEDVFVLVPKETEN from the coding sequence ATGCAGCTCCCCGCCCTACTTAGCCCCGTGCTGCGCGTGCTGCGCAATTTCTACTTCCTCACGGCCGTCGGCTTTGTGGTGTGGATGACCGTGTTCGACTCCAACGACCTGGGCAAGCAGTACGATATGTACCACAAGTGGCGCGAGCTGCGGGCCGAAAAAGAGTATTACGAAGCCAATATTGAGAGCGTGAAAAAGGACCGCGCCGAACTCCTGAGCTCGCCGGCGCTGCTCGAAAAGTTTGCCCGCGAAAAGTACCTCATGAAGCGCCCCGGCGAGGACGTATTCGTGCTGGTACCTAAGGAAACCGAGAACTAG
- a CDS encoding DUF2490 domain-containing protein, producing the protein MNTSLRFVLPASLAWLALAAPAAAQTTRLIDHNTLAWFTYSADHQVAAKWAVHTEAQWRRVQAGGHPQQLLLRLGGVYGLAKDVQLGGGYTYFVTYPYGRYPTAELGQPTPEHRVYEDVTFGADYARLHLTHRLRLEQRWLGLLDPARPTEVASWQYQNRARYQLAGQVPLQGATLDDHEWYVTFFDELFISFGPNVGQNVFNQNRLSGGLGHQFTKNFQLELNYLNQWTQHDTLDEATGRPVFENNNGFRLNVAYNLDFTKAHAN; encoded by the coding sequence ATGAATACTTCCCTGCGTTTTGTGTTGCCTGCGTCGCTGGCCTGGCTAGCCCTCGCCGCGCCCGCTGCCGCCCAAACCACCCGTCTGATTGACCATAATACGCTGGCGTGGTTTACTTATAGCGCTGACCACCAGGTGGCAGCCAAGTGGGCCGTGCACACCGAGGCGCAGTGGCGCCGCGTGCAGGCTGGCGGCCACCCGCAGCAATTGCTGTTGCGCCTGGGCGGCGTGTATGGCCTGGCTAAAGACGTGCAGCTGGGCGGTGGCTACACGTATTTCGTCACCTACCCCTATGGCCGCTATCCTACTGCCGAGCTGGGCCAGCCCACGCCCGAACACCGGGTATATGAAGACGTAACCTTCGGGGCCGATTACGCCCGGCTGCACCTGACGCATCGCCTGCGCCTAGAGCAGCGCTGGCTAGGCCTGCTCGACCCCGCCCGGCCCACCGAGGTAGCCAGCTGGCAGTACCAGAACCGCGCCCGCTACCAGCTGGCCGGCCAGGTGCCACTGCAAGGCGCCACCCTCGACGACCACGAGTGGTACGTAACGTTCTTCGACGAGCTGTTCATCAGCTTCGGGCCGAATGTGGGCCAGAATGTGTTCAACCAAAACCGGCTTTCGGGTGGGCTAGGGCACCAGTTCACCAAAAATTTTCAATTGGAGCTAAACTACTTGAATCAGTGGACCCAGCACGATACCCTGGACGAGGCCACCGGCCGGCCCGTATTCGAAAACAACAACGGCTTCCGGCTCAATGTGGCTTATAACCTGGACTTTACGAAAGCCCACGCCAACTAG
- a CDS encoding anhydro-N-acetylmuramic acid kinase codes for MNPQLARLAAVAAQPSRRIIGLMSGTSLDGLDVALCHCTGHGASLQVVLEQFAMVPYEADFQQRLRAISQPTVQLEDVVVLNAEVARRHAELVLACLARWGLAPADVDVLASHGQTIWHAPRHQHGRADFAHHATLQIGDGDHLARLTGILTLSDFRQKHVAAGYEGAPLAPFADELLFRKAGVNRLLLNLGGIANFTLLPADGGPAQATDTGPANTLLDYVVRQHYPGQPYDAGGRRAAQGQPHAGLLAALRSHPFFREPFPKTTGPELFSPAYLAENQRQTNTESLAAPDLLATLVELTASAVAQAVRHYLGPPYAAELLVSGGGAHNATLLAALARYLPASRLLSTAAAGVPPDAKEAVLFAVLANETLAGNSTLGLGKISLPG; via the coding sequence ATGAACCCCCAGCTAGCCCGCCTGGCGGCCGTGGCCGCGCAGCCCAGCCGCCGCATCATCGGCCTCATGTCGGGCACCTCGCTCGATGGCCTCGATGTGGCGCTGTGCCACTGCACCGGCCACGGGGCTAGCCTGCAAGTAGTGCTGGAGCAGTTTGCTATGGTGCCTTACGAAGCTGATTTTCAGCAGCGGCTGCGGGCCATTAGCCAGCCCACGGTGCAGCTCGAAGACGTGGTTGTGCTGAATGCCGAAGTGGCCCGCCGCCATGCCGAACTGGTGCTTGCCTGTTTGGCACGATGGGGGCTAGCCCCCGCCGACGTAGATGTGCTGGCCAGCCACGGCCAAACCATCTGGCACGCGCCGCGCCACCAGCACGGCCGCGCCGATTTTGCCCACCACGCCACCCTGCAAATCGGCGACGGCGACCACTTGGCCCGGCTCACGGGCATTCTCACGCTCTCCGATTTTCGGCAAAAGCACGTGGCCGCGGGCTACGAAGGCGCGCCGCTAGCCCCATTTGCCGACGAGCTGCTGTTTCGAAAAGCCGGGGTTAATCGCCTGCTGCTCAACCTAGGGGGCATTGCCAACTTTACGCTGCTGCCCGCCGATGGCGGCCCCGCCCAGGCCACCGACACCGGCCCGGCCAACACGCTGCTCGACTACGTGGTGCGCCAGCACTACCCCGGCCAGCCCTACGATGCGGGCGGGCGGCGGGCGGCGCAGGGCCAGCCCCACGCCGGGCTGCTGGCCGCGCTGCGCAGCCACCCGTTTTTCAGGGAGCCTTTTCCTAAAACCACCGGGCCGGAGCTTTTCTCGCCTGCCTACCTGGCCGAAAATCAGCGCCAAACCAACACCGAAAGCCTCGCGGCCCCCGACCTGCTGGCCACGCTTGTCGAACTGACGGCCAGTGCGGTGGCCCAGGCGGTGCGCCACTACCTGGGGCCACCCTACGCGGCCGAACTATTGGTAAGCGGCGGCGGCGCTCACAATGCGACCCTGCTGGCCGCGCTGGCCCGCTACCTGCCCGCCAGCCGCCTGCTCAGCACTGCGGCGGCGGGCGTGCCACCCGATGCGAAGGAGGCCGTGCTGTTTGCCGTGCTGGCCAACGAAACGCTGGCCGGAAACTCGACTCTCGGCCTGGGCAAAATCTCGCTGCCCGGCTAA
- a CDS encoding nucleotide pyrophosphohydrolase, with protein MTLAQAQATVDEWIKTTGVRYFSELTNMAILTEEVGEVARLIARQYGEQSFKKSDEGRELGDELADVLFVLICLANQTGTDLTEALARNLAKKTQRDATRHRDNPKLASGETPAPTTV; from the coding sequence ATGACCCTAGCCCAGGCCCAGGCCACCGTCGATGAGTGGATAAAAACCACCGGCGTGCGCTATTTCAGCGAGCTGACCAACATGGCCATCCTCACCGAGGAAGTAGGCGAAGTGGCCCGCCTCATTGCCCGGCAATACGGCGAGCAGTCATTTAAGAAGTCGGACGAGGGCCGCGAGCTCGGTGACGAGTTGGCCGACGTGTTATTCGTGCTCATCTGCCTAGCCAACCAAACGGGCACCGACCTCACCGAGGCGCTGGCCCGCAACCTGGCTAAAAAAACTCAGCGCGATGCCACCCGCCACCGCGACAATCCCAAGCTAGCCAGCGGCGAAACACCGGCCCCCACCACTGTATGA
- the dtd gene encoding D-aminoacyl-tRNA deacylase, which translates to MRLVIQRVREASVTVDSAITGQIGPGLLVLAGCAPTDDEAALAWLARKLVGLRIFNDDNGQMNRSVRDVGGQVLVVSQFTLLADARKGNRPSYIGAAAPAVAEPLYERFVALVTQELGQPVPTGIFGADMQVRLLNDGPVTIILDSPTP; encoded by the coding sequence ATGCGCCTCGTTATTCAGCGCGTCCGCGAAGCCTCCGTCACGGTCGATAGCGCCATCACCGGTCAGATTGGTCCCGGCTTGCTGGTGCTGGCCGGCTGCGCGCCCACCGACGACGAAGCCGCCCTGGCCTGGCTGGCGCGCAAGCTGGTGGGCCTGCGCATCTTCAACGACGACAACGGCCAGATGAACCGCAGCGTGCGCGATGTAGGCGGCCAGGTACTGGTAGTGAGCCAGTTCACCTTGCTGGCCGATGCGCGCAAGGGCAACCGCCCCAGCTACATTGGGGCGGCGGCGCCGGCCGTGGCCGAACCCCTTTACGAGCGCTTTGTGGCCCTGGTGACCCAGGAGCTGGGCCAGCCGGTGCCCACCGGCATCTTCGGGGCCGATATGCAGGTGCGCCTGCTCAATGATGGCCCGGTAACGATTATTCTGGATTCGCCCACCCCCTGA
- the mltG gene encoding endolytic transglycosylase MltG has protein sequence MTEPQPMPPSLPAAPRPRRAGLAVAAVLLGLLASGAALAWHFLYRANVPAAVDGPAYLYVRRGVGLTAVLDSLRQPGLLARPQDFARVARWRGFGTAAHPVQPGRYTLPAGLGNLDLLHLLESGRQDTLAFTLKPFHYLPQLPRQAGCQLTIDTVQLHKLLTDNTYLLSRYGLDTATVRTLFIPGTLRLFWPTSAPLFLDSVAARHRRFWNAQRLAQADSLRMSPVQVAVLASIVQRETAQPTDRPLIAGVYLNRLRRGQPLQADPTLLWPLHGLGTRKRVLNVDKKVDSPYNTYRHKGLPPGPITTPFPQALDAVLRPAHHNFVFFCARPDGSGFSDFSVTFAQHKAFARRFQHHLDSLKIKR, from the coding sequence ATGACCGAACCTCAGCCCATGCCTCCTTCGCTGCCCGCTGCGCCGCGCCCGCGCCGGGCGGGGCTGGCGGTGGCCGCCGTGCTGCTGGGGCTGCTGGCTAGCGGGGCCGCGCTGGCCTGGCATTTTCTGTATCGGGCCAACGTGCCCGCTGCCGTCGATGGCCCGGCCTACCTCTACGTCCGGCGCGGCGTGGGGCTGACGGCCGTGCTCGACTCGCTGCGCCAGCCGGGCCTGCTGGCTAGGCCCCAGGATTTTGCCCGCGTGGCGCGCTGGCGCGGCTTCGGCACGGCGGCCCACCCGGTGCAGCCCGGCCGCTACACGCTGCCCGCTGGCCTGGGCAACCTCGACCTGCTGCACCTGCTCGAAAGCGGCCGGCAGGATACGCTGGCCTTCACCCTGAAGCCGTTTCATTACCTGCCGCAGCTGCCGCGCCAGGCCGGCTGCCAGCTGACTATTGACACAGTACAGCTGCATAAGCTACTGACGGATAATACTTACCTGCTGAGCCGCTACGGCCTTGACACGGCCACCGTGCGCACGTTGTTTATTCCGGGCACGCTGCGGCTATTCTGGCCTACGTCGGCACCACTATTTCTCGATTCGGTGGCGGCGCGGCACCGGCGCTTCTGGAATGCGCAGCGGCTGGCCCAGGCCGATTCCTTGCGGATGAGCCCCGTGCAGGTGGCCGTGCTGGCCAGCATCGTGCAGCGCGAAACGGCCCAGCCCACCGACCGGCCGCTCATCGCGGGTGTGTACCTCAACCGCCTGCGCCGGGGCCAGCCCCTGCAGGCCGACCCCACGCTGCTGTGGCCCCTGCACGGCCTGGGCACCCGCAAGCGCGTGCTCAACGTGGACAAGAAAGTCGATTCGCCCTACAATACCTATCGCCACAAGGGCCTGCCGCCCGGCCCCATCACCACGCCCTTCCCGCAGGCGCTCGATGCCGTGCTGCGCCCGGCGCACCACAACTTCGTGTTCTTCTGCGCCCGCCCCGATGGCAGCGGCTTCTCCGATTTCAGCGTAACCTTTGCCCAGCACAAGGCCTTTGCCCGCCGCTTTCAGCATCATTTGGATAGCTTAAAAATCAAACGCTAG
- a CDS encoding carboxypeptidase-like regulatory domain-containing protein, with amino-acid sequence MLSLSKHLYRAVEGTNPIKVVEMLRQAQHDVLFFIVAGLLLLASPSLAQESPLLRGRVLDADTHQSIPNAQVGIGGNRLGTSTNAEGRFALRVPAAYRSSELEVALLGYRPYRHPLPPLPGPELLIELKISPASLSTVTVTASAEGIIREAVARIPLNFPVRPSQLTGFYRESDDEATRQRYDYLVEGLLRVYKPGYQYPHDQGQVQVLESRRGDLRPARPGAPLAPINWIAGAFVPHRFDFVHTRAEFIDAAHFKDYQYRLSPQTTFQGRAVYVVTFGPRPGADRANFAGEVYIDERSYAFLGARWHRTPAGIRRERMLVFEASERAYRADYQLYAGRYYLKSIWYNTLGKPLAGQVRHHLAEFVTTAIDTAQAPLPGYQARSQYTDVFLNNPAPYDSTFWQHYTTVLPPQALLDQTRQHQADTLLRRPAPTAAPTAPVAKKWNLLKHLRYSYTGGLLSVAVPTTEARVVLAPGGSVFRADGQASTTAQSLAAHYAFGAQLDLTPQLSAYATTRHLLGQLRGEGWEAGLGYARNLNPRGRPLRARAGLAYLRQSVGRELGTFANPDANLRLAGTPLAADQLTLSLQTITDAIQPRLGLGLELSHHWEAVADLGYLLPLRTRRQLLIEEKKGFFSFNEHAADLNLPATEASVFVANQPAAGGPWQLERLLLSVGVLYRLGQ; translated from the coding sequence ATGCTGAGCTTGTCGAAGCATCTCTACCGCGCCGTTGAGGGTACTAACCCGATAAAAGTAGTAGAGATGCTTCGACAAGCTCAGCATGACGTTCTTTTTTTTATTGTCGCAGGCCTACTGTTACTGGCTTCGCCTTCGCTCGCCCAGGAAAGCCCGCTACTGCGCGGCCGCGTGCTCGATGCCGATACGCACCAGTCTATTCCGAATGCGCAAGTGGGCATCGGCGGCAACCGGCTAGGTACCAGCACTAATGCTGAGGGCCGCTTTGCCCTGCGAGTGCCCGCTGCTTACCGAAGCAGCGAGCTGGAAGTGGCGCTGCTGGGCTACCGGCCCTACCGCCACCCGCTGCCGCCGCTGCCAGGGCCGGAGCTGCTCATTGAGCTGAAAATCAGTCCGGCTAGCCTTAGCACAGTCACCGTTACGGCCTCGGCCGAAGGGATTATCCGGGAGGCGGTGGCGCGGATTCCGCTCAATTTTCCGGTGCGGCCCAGCCAGCTCACGGGCTTCTACCGCGAGTCGGACGATGAGGCCACTCGCCAGCGCTACGACTACCTGGTCGAGGGCCTGCTACGGGTGTATAAGCCTGGCTATCAGTACCCGCACGACCAAGGGCAAGTGCAGGTGCTGGAGTCGCGCCGGGGCGACCTGCGCCCGGCCCGGCCCGGCGCCCCGCTAGCCCCCATCAACTGGATAGCCGGTGCCTTCGTGCCGCACCGGTTTGATTTTGTGCACACCAGGGCCGAGTTTATTGATGCGGCACATTTCAAGGATTATCAGTACCGCCTCAGCCCGCAAACTACGTTTCAGGGGCGGGCGGTGTACGTCGTCACCTTCGGGCCCCGGCCGGGGGCCGACCGCGCCAATTTTGCGGGCGAGGTCTACATCGACGAGCGCAGCTACGCATTTTTGGGCGCCCGGTGGCACCGCACGCCGGCCGGCATCCGGCGCGAAAGAATGTTGGTATTTGAGGCCAGCGAGCGGGCCTATCGTGCCGATTATCAGCTGTATGCCGGACGTTATTATCTGAAAAGCATTTGGTACAACACCCTGGGTAAGCCGCTGGCCGGGCAGGTGCGCCACCACCTGGCCGAGTTCGTGACCACGGCCATCGACACGGCGCAGGCGCCGCTGCCTGGCTACCAGGCGCGCAGCCAGTACACCGATGTTTTTTTGAATAATCCTGCGCCTTACGACTCTACTTTCTGGCAGCACTACACCACCGTGCTGCCCCCGCAGGCGCTGCTCGACCAGACCCGCCAGCACCAGGCCGATACGCTTTTGCGGCGTCCGGCCCCGACCGCCGCACCCACCGCCCCGGTGGCCAAAAAGTGGAATTTACTAAAGCACCTGCGCTATTCTTACACCGGCGGGCTGCTGTCCGTTGCTGTGCCAACCACCGAGGCGCGCGTAGTGCTAGCCCCCGGCGGCTCGGTCTTTCGGGCCGATGGGCAGGCTAGTACCACTGCGCAAAGCCTGGCCGCCCACTATGCCTTTGGCGCGCAGCTCGACCTTACGCCCCAGCTGTCCGCCTACGCTACCACGCGCCATCTGCTGGGTCAGCTGCGCGGCGAGGGCTGGGAAGCTGGCCTGGGCTATGCCCGCAACCTTAACCCGCGCGGCCGGCCGCTGCGCGCCCGCGCCGGGCTAGCCTACCTGCGCCAAAGCGTGGGCCGCGAGCTGGGCACCTTCGCCAACCCCGATGCCAATCTGCGCCTGGCCGGCACGCCGCTCGCCGCCGACCAGCTCACGCTTTCCCTGCAAACCATCACCGACGCTATCCAGCCCCGGCTGGGGCTCGGCCTGGAGCTAAGCCACCACTGGGAAGCCGTGGCCGACCTCGGCTACCTGCTGCCGTTGCGCACCCGCCGCCAGCTGCTCATTGAAGAGAAAAAAGGCTTTTTCAGCTTCAACGAGCACGCCGCCGACCTCAACCTGCCGGCCACCGAGGCCTCAGTATTCGTGGCGAATCAGCCCGCCGCTGGTGGCCCCTGGCAGCTTGAACGCCTGCTGCTGAGCGTGGGGGTGCTATATCGGCTGGGGCAATAA
- a CDS encoding HRDC domain-containing protein translates to MPLFRELYALRDRLARQLDRPSYMVLSNDRLAEITRQPIASHGALRNAGGLHPELKRAPYADELVELATAELAPDGPPPADQRRPQPFRRRFGGPVAALAEARETLLTTLKNHLAADYSPVLANTVLSNRLIGDVVEQGSLAALRPWQRQLLGETAGQHGLTIAELEAPLQG, encoded by the coding sequence TTGCCTTTGTTTCGGGAGCTATACGCGCTGCGCGACCGCCTGGCGCGGCAGCTTGACCGGCCTAGCTACATGGTGCTCAGCAACGATAGGCTGGCCGAAATCACGCGCCAGCCCATCGCCTCGCACGGCGCGCTGCGCAATGCCGGCGGCCTGCATCCCGAGCTGAAGCGCGCGCCTTACGCCGACGAGCTGGTGGAGCTAGCCACCGCCGAGCTGGCCCCCGATGGCCCGCCGCCCGCCGACCAGCGCCGGCCGCAGCCCTTCCGCCGCCGCTTTGGCGGCCCCGTGGCGGCCCTGGCCGAAGCCCGCGAAACGCTGCTCACGACCCTCAAAAACCATCTGGCCGCCGACTACAGCCCCGTGCTGGCCAATACCGTGCTTAGCAACCGCCTCATCGGCGACGTGGTGGAGCAGGGCAGCCTGGCCGCCCTGCGCCCCTGGCAGCGCCAGCTGCTGGGCGAAACCGCCGGCCAGCACGGCCTAACCATCGCCGAACTGGAAGCACCGCTGCAAGGCTAG